The genomic region GATGGCGGCGACGTCGGACCCGGCGTCGGGCTCGGTGACGGCGATCGAGGTCACCATCTCGCCCCGGATGGCCGGCGCCAGGTACCGCTCCTTCAGCTCGTGGGTGCCGAACCGGTGCAGCGCCGGCGTGGCCATGTCGGTCTGCACGGTGACGGACATGGGCACGCCGCCGCACCCGATGCGGCCCAGCTCCTCGCCGAGCACCACCGTGTAGGAGTGGTCGGCGCCCTGGCCGCCGTAGGCCGGGTCGTACTCGAGGCCGAGCAGGCCGGCCCGGCCGAGCACGGGGAACAGCTCGTGGGCCGGGAACGACCCGGCCTCCTCCCACTCGTCGACGTGGGGCGCGACCTCCCTCGCCAGCAGCCCCCGCACCGACCGCCGGAAGGCCTCGTGCTCCTCGGTGAAGATCACCGGCGCCAACCTACGGCGAGCAGGTGGGCGGACAGGGCGACGGCCTCGGGCTCGGCCTCGACCGCCCGCGCCGCCCACAGGGCCGCGTCCCGCCAGCGCTCGTCGTCCGGCTCGCGGCCCCGGTCGCCGAACACCCACGCCGGCCCCTCGACGCCGAGCACCTCCACGCCGGCCAGCCCGGCGGCCCGCAGCTCGTCGCCCAACTCGGCCGGCCGGTGGAAGTAGGCGGTCGTGAACCACTCGGGCCGGCCGTCGGGGTTGTGGTGCCGGCCGGTGGCGGTCGTCGCCGCGGCGATGGCCCGGAAGCGCTCGTCGAGGTGGAACCGGTTGACGAACCCGTCGAGCAGGGCGGCGAACCGGCAGATGCCGGGCGGCGACCACCACCCCGCCTGGCCGCACCACCCTGGCCGCCTCGGCCAGCGCCGCCGCCCGGTCGGCCGGCTCGACCAGGTGGTAGAGCGGGCCGAGGAGGAGGACGGCGTCGAAGGCGGCGGCCGGGTGGGGGAGGGCGACGGCGTCGGCCCGCTCCACCCCGATCGGCTCCGGCCGGGCGGCGGCCGCCTCGACGTGGACGGGGACGGGGTCGAGCAGGGTGACCCGGTGGCCGAGGCCGGCCAGCCAGGCGGCGTAGCGGCCGGGCCCGCCGCCGGCGTCGAGGACCGAGGACGGCGGCGCCGGCAGCCACCGGGCCAGCAGCTCCTCGGTCCGCAACCGCTCGAGCGACCACCCGGCCAGCCGGTCGGCCTCCTCGGCGCCGTCCTGGTAGTGGGCCTGCATGGCGGCGTCCACGGGGGGAAGCAACCTCCTGCGACGGCGGCCGTGAACTTGACGTTTTCGAGCCGTCGAAAGCAGACTTACACGTCCATCGAAAACGCTCAAGGAGACCCTTCGACCCATGACGAGCCTCTTCGGTGCTGAAGGCGGCTACCAGGTCTTCGAGCTCGGCGGCGCCGAGTGGTTCTGGCTGGTCTTCTCGGCCCTGACGGCGCTGCTCGCGGTCGCCGTCGGCTTCGCGCTCATGCGCGGCGTGCTCGCCGCCGAGACCGGCACCCCGAAGATGGTCGAGATCGCGGCCGCCATCCAGGAGGGGGCCCTCGCCTACCTCCGGCGCCAGTTCAAGACCATCGCCGTCATCCTCGTGCCCCTCGCCATCGTCGTGTTCTTCACGGCCACCAAGGTGGTCAACGAGGAGAGCGGCGACACGGCCCTCAGCTTCGCCGAGTCCGGCATCTTCCGGACCCTGGCGTTCCTCGCCGGCTGCCTCATGTCCGGCCTGACCGGCTTCATCGGCATGGGCCTCGCCGTCCGCGGCAACGTCCGCACCGCGGCCGCGGCCCGCTCCGGCTCGCTGCCCGCCGCCCTCAAGGTGGCGTTCCGCACCGGCGGCGTGGCCGGCATGTTCACCGTCGGCCTCGGCCTGTTCGGCGCCACGATCATCATCATGATCTTCCAGAACACGAGCTCGGCCATCCTGGTCGGGTTCGGGTTCGGCGGCTCGCTGCTGGCCCTGTTCCTCCGGGTCGGCGGCGGCATCTTCACCAAGGCGGCCGACGTCGGCGCCGACCTCGTCGGCAAGGTCGAGGCCGGCATCCCCGAGGACGACCCCCGCAACCCGGCGACGATCGCCGACAACGTGGGCGACAACGTCGGCGACTGCGCCGGCATGGCCGCCGACCTGTTCGAGAGCTACGAGGTCACCCTCGTCGCCTCGATCATCCTCGGCGTCGCCGCCTTCCAGTCGATCTATCCCGACGACCCGAAGAAGTGGGCCCTCGGCCTGATCTTCCCGCTCGTCGCGAGGGCCGTCGGCGTGCTGGCCTCGATCGTCGGGGTGTTCGCCGTGCGGGCCACCGACAACGACCGCTCGGCCATGGCCCCCATCAACCGGGGGTTCCTCACCGCCGGCATCCTCACCGTCATCGGCACCGGCCTCGTGGCGCTGCTCTACGTCGGCAACGACGAGGGCGAGATCAGCAACGTCGGCTGGCGGGTGTTCGCCGCCGTCGTCACCGGCCTCGTGCTGGCCCAGGTGGTCAGCCGGCTGACCGAGTACTTCACCTCGACCGAGACGGCGCCCGTCCGGGAGATCGCCGAGGCCGCCCGCACCGGCCCGGCCACCACCGTCCTGTCGGGCATCAGCTCCGGCCTCGAGTCCTCGGTGTGGGCCATCGTCGCCATCGCCGGCGCCCTCGGCACCGCCATCGCCCTCGGCGGCGGCGACCTCCAGTTCTCGCTCTACCTGGTCGCCCTCACCGGCATGGGCATGCTGGCCACCACCGGCGTGGTCGTCTCCGAGGACACGTTCGGCCCCGTGGCCGACAACGCCGCCGGCATCGCCGAGATGTCGGGCGAGTTCACCGGCGAGCCCCAGCGGATCATGGTCAGCCTGGACGCCGTCGGGAACACGACCAAGGCCGTCACCAAGGGCTTCGCCATCGGCTCGGCCGTCATCGCCGCCGTCGCCCTGTTCGCCAGCTTCATCGAGACGATCGGCTCCGAGCTCGACCTCGGCCTCACCGGCACGGCCCTGTTCCGGGACATCGCCACCCAGATCAACGTGGCCGACCCGAAGACGTTCATCGGCCTCCTGATCGGCGGGTCGGTGGCGTTCCTGTTCAGCGCCCTCGCCATCCGGGCCGTCGGCCGCACGGCCGGCACGGTCGTGCAGGAGGTGCGCCGCCAGTTCGCCGACGGCAAGATCATGAGCGGCGAGAAGCGGCCGGACTACGGGCCGGTCATCGACATCTGCACGGCCGCCTCCCTGCGGGAGCTGGCCACGCCGGCCCTGCTCGCCGTCCTCACCCCGGTGATCATCGGGTTCGGCATCAACTACCTGGCCCTCGGCGCCTTCCTGGCCGCCGTCATCCTCACCGGCCAGCTCATGGCCAACTTCCTGTCGAATTCGGGCGGCGCCTGGGACAACGCCAAGAAGTACATCGAGGACGGGCACGAGGGCGGCAAGGGCTCCGAGGCCCACAAGGCGGCCGTCATCGGCGACACGGTCGGCGACCCGTTCAAGGACACCGCCGGCCCGGCGCTGAACCCGCTGATCAAGGTCATGAACCTGGTGTCGCTGCTGATCCTGCCGGCCGTCATCAACCTCCAGGACGACGACGGCGCCCGCTTCGCCATCGCCGGCGTCGCCCTCGTGATCCTGCTGGCCGCCATCGCCTTCTCGAAGCGCAAGGCCGGCGGGATGGCCGAGGGCGCCCCGGCCATGGCCGCGACCGCCGCCGTCACCAGCGGCGACGGTGCCGTCGGCCACGCCGTCGCCCCCGGCGACCCGCCGGTGAAGCTCGCCGTCGACGCCCTCGACCGCTGGATCCTCGACCTCGGCGACGACGACGGCGACCTCCGCCGCCAGCTGCGCGAGGCCAAGGACCGGCTGGCCTCGGAGGGCCTGCCTGCCCGCTGACGCGGGGTTCACGTTCGAGGACCGGGGCCGGCGGCTGGCGGGCACCCTCACGGTGCCCGCCGGCCCCGGCCCGTTCCCCGTCGTGCTCGGGGTCGAGGGGTCCGGCCCGTCGACCAGGTCGGCCTGGGGGGACTGGCCCGACCGCCTCGCCGCCGCCGGGCTCGCCACCCTGGCCTGGGACAAGCCCGGGTGCGGCGCGTCCGAGGGCGACTGGCGGGACCAGACCCTCGACGACCGGGCCACCGAGGTGCTCGCGGCGGCGGCCGCCGTCCGCGACCACCCGGCCGTCGCCGGCCGCCCGGTCGCCGCGCTGGGCGGGAGCCAGGGCGGCTGGGTGGCGCCCCTCGCCGCGTCCCGGTCCGACGGGCTGGCCGCCGTCGTCGCCGTCTCCGGCCCCGGGGTGACCGTCGCCGTCCAGGAGCGCTACCGGATCGCCCACCAGCTGGCGGATGGCGGGCTCCCGCCCGACGAGGTGGCCGAGGCCGTGGCCGTGTACGACGCCCGCGTCGCCGCCCTCGTGCGGGGCGACCCGCCCGCCGCCGTGCTCGCCGCCGAGGCGGACGTCCGGGACCGGGCCTGGTGGCCGGCGCTCGGCGACGAGACCGCCGAGGAGCTCGCCTTCCTCGCCGGCATCCTCGCCCACGACCCGGTCCCCGTGCTGGAGCGGGTTCGCTGCCCGCTGCTCGCCGTCTGGGGCGGGCGCGACCTGCTCGTCCCCGTCGTCGCCAGCCTGGCCGCCTTCGACGACGCCCTCCGCCGGGGCGGCAACGACCGCGCCACCCTCGTCGTCCTGCCGACCGCCGACCACGGCCTCCGCGTCCACCCGGGCGACGGCTGGGGGGCGGCCGCCGCCTCGCTGATCACCACCTGGCTGGCCGAGAGCCTCGGCGACTGACCGGCCTACGATCCGGCCATGGCCGGCGCGAGCGCATGACCGTCAGGGTCGGGTTCCTCGGCGCCGGCCTCATCGCCACCTACCACTCGAAGTCCCTGCGGCGGTCGGGGGAGGACGTCGCCTGGGCCGGCGTGCACGACCCGGACCGGCGGCGGGCCGAGGCGTTCGCCGCCGCCAGCGGGGCGACCGTGTGCGACGGCGAGGAGCAGGTGCTCGACGGCTGCGACGCCGTCTACGTCTGCACCTGGACCTCCGAGCACGTGCGGCTGGTGCGGGCCGCGGCCGAGCGGGGCCTCGCCGTGTTCTGCGAGAAGCCGCTGGCCACCGACCTGGCCGGGGCGGTCGAGGTGGCGCGGGCCGTCGGCGCCGCCGGGGTCACCAACCAGGTCGGCCTCGTCCTCCGCCACTCGCCGGCGTTCAACCTGCTGCGGTCCCTCGTGGGCGACCCGGCGAGCGGGCGGGTGATGGCCGTGGTCTTCCGGGACGACCAGTACCTGCCCGTGCAGGGCCACTACGGGTCGACGTGGCGGGGCGACGCGGCCAGGGCCGGCGCCGGCACCCTGCTCGAGCACTCGATCCACGACCTCGACGTGCTGGAGTGGCTGTGCGGGCCGGTGGCCAGGGTGGCCGCCGAGACGGCGGCGTACCACGGCATCCCCGGCATCGAGGATGTCGCCGTCGCCACCCTCCGCTTCGCCTCCGGGGCGACGGCCTCGCTCGCCTCGGTGTGGCACGACGTGCTCGACCGGCCGAGCCTCCGCCGCGTGGAGGTGCTCTGCGAGCGGGCCTGGTACGCGCTGGAGGGCGACTGGTGGGGGCCGGTGCGGTGGACGCGCCAGGGGGAGGGGAGCGGGTCGGTCGAGGGCGAGGCGCTCGTCGCCGCCCTCGCCGGGCGGGGGGTCGCCACCGGCAACCCGGACGGCGCCTTCGTGCGGGCCGTCGCCGAGGGCGGGCCGGCGTTCCCCGACGCGGCCGTCGCCCTCCGGGCCCACGTGGTGGCCGACGCCGCCTACCGGTCGGCGGCCGCCGGCGGCCGGGCCGTCGACGTGGCCGCCGGAGTGCCGGCGTGAGGCACGAGCTGCGAGGCGTGATCGCCAGCAGCGGGTTCTCCTCCGGCCACCGGGTCGTCGTCGGCCACTGGGAGCGCACGCCGATCGGGCCGATGACCGACGTGATGTGGGCGCGGCCGGGCGGGGAGCGGGTGCTGCTGGCCCCGTCGCCCGAGGCCGGCGCCTTCATCGGCGCCGTGTACCGCTTCGACCGGGTCGAGGTCGTGCCCGTGGAGGCCGACGGCGGCGAGCGCCAGGTGGTGGTCCGGGCCGGGGACCTCGAGGTCGACCTGGAGGCCGGGCCCGGGTGGCGCATCCCGTTCCCCCGGCCGCCCTGGTTCACGAGGTGGGTCGAGGGGCCGGTGGCCCGCCTGGCGATGGGCGTGCGGGCCTACGGCGTCAGCCCGACCGGCGTGCGGGAGTGGTACCGGGCCGACGTGTACCGGCCGCTCGTGCGGGCGGCCGCCCGGCTGGGCGGCGCCGACCTGGGTGCCATGGCCCGGCTGTCGCCGCCGACCGGGTTCGGCTTCAGCGAGCCGCCCCGGCGGCCGTCGATCGTCGCCGTCCGGCCCCTCCTCGAGGACCCGTCCGGCCGGCTCGACGCCCTCGTCGCCCGCTCGGCTCCGGCCGGCGCCTCCTAGGACGGCGCCCGGCGGGGCTGGTGGTCGGCCACCCTGACCTGGTTGGGGTTGAGCCCGAAGAGCCCGCCGATGCGGACGACGTCGTCGCGGCGGGGGCGGCGGCGGAACCCGGCGGCGAGCAGCGGCGCCGCGTCGGCCCCCTCGCTCATCGCCAGGCACGGCGCCCGGTAGGGGCAGCGCCCGCAGTTGTCGGGCACCGGCCGGGGGTCGGGGTCCGGGCCGGCGGCGGTCATGGCCGCGGCGTCGGCGGCGATGCGGCGGGCGACGTCGTCGACGCGGGCCCGGGACAGCGGCACCTCGGTCCGCCGGAAGAACCCCGTCGACGTCGCCCACTCCTCGGGCACCGGCGGCCGGGCGGCGGCGGGGCGGGCCCGGTGGCGGTGCTGGGCGACCGTCCCCCGCTTGCGGTCGAGGTCCCGGCGACGCCGCTCGGACAGCCGGGACGCCGTCCGCTCGGCGGGTGCCGGCACGGCGGCCAGCAGCTCGTTCACCAGCACGCCGGCCACCGACGCCAGCGCGAACCGCTCCCACGCCCAGCACTCGGCGACGGCCGCGTCGTCGAGGGCCAGCACGGCCGGGTCGGGCCAGGCGCCGTCCACGAGCCGGTGGCGGAGGAGCCAGTACCGGTTGGCCTCGTCGACCACGAAGGCGTCGATGCGACCGCGGTAGCGGACGGCCCGGCCGCCGGCGGCCAGGGACGCCGCCGGGTCGGCCGGGTCGGGCACGTCGGCGAGGTACTCGGTCCCGACCAGCACCGGCGCGAACCGGTCGACCAGCGGGGCCCACTCGAAGTAGTGCCCGAGCACGGCCTCGCCGAGCGCCGCCGCCTCGTCCCACCTTGGCCCGGGCCCGACGCCCGCGGCCCGGGCGAGCGCGTCCCGGAAGCCCGTCAGCACCAGCGGCCGGACCACCGCCGGCGGCCAGTCCCACATGGCCGGGTAGTAGTAGACCGCCAGCGCCTCCCGGATGGCCGCCTCGACCGGTGGCCCCGCCGGCGCCACCGGCTCCAGGTCGGCCCTCGTGGCCGAGCCGAGGTCCCAGGCGCGGCGGCACCGGCCGACCACTCACGGTCCCACCCCGTGATCACGTGGTCCACGGCCCCGACCCCCCGGCGCCCGGCGTCGGGCCCAGGGTAGGCCGGGGTCAGCGGGCGGGGGCCGGCCGGCTCTCGGTGAAGTGGGGGAGGCGGGCGAGGAGCGGGTTCGGGTCGGCGGCCGGCTGGCCCGCCGGGTCGGACGCCGGCTCCGGCCGGGTGGGGCCGAGCGCGGCGGGGGCGCCCCGCAGCAGGCGGTCGATCACGTCGGGCGGGCGGGCCGGCGAGAACAGGAAGCCCTGGGCCAGGTCGCAGCCGAGCTCCTGGAGGACGACGAGCTGGGCGGCCGTCTCGACCCCCTCGGCCACCGTCGTCATCCCGAGCGCCTTCGCCATGTTGATGACGGCGGCGACGATCGCCGCGTCCTCGGCGTGGTCGCCGAGGCCCTGCACGAACGAGCGGTCGATCTTGATCATGTCAGCCGAGAACCGGCGGATGTAGCTGAGCGACGAGTAGCCCGTCCCGAAGTCGTCGAGGGCGATACCGACGCCGAGCGACTTGGCCCGCCGGAGGATGGCCCAGGCCGCCGCGGCGTCGTGCATGACCGCGCTCTCGGTCACCTCGAGGGACAGCTGGCCGTGGTCGACCCCCGACTCGACGAGCGCGGCGGCCACCAGCTCGCCGAAGTCGTGCTGGGCCAGCTGGCGGGCCGACACGTTGACGGTTACCCGCAGCAGCTCGCCGTCGACCGAGGCGTCGGCCCACGCCCTCGCCTGGCGGCAGGCCTCGGACAGCACCCAGCCGCCGACCGGGACGATCAGGCCGGTGTCTTCCAGCTGGGGCATGAAGTCGGCCGGCGAGACCAGGCCCCGCAGGGGGTCCTCCCAGCGCAGGAGGGCCTCGACGCCGACCATCCGCCCGGTCTCCACGCTGACGACGGGCTGGTAGTGGACCCGGAACTCGTCCCGCTCGATGGCCGACCGCAGCCGGGTCTCGGCGTTCACCCGGGTGAGGCGGTGCTCCATGGTCGTGTCGAACATGGCGAAGGTGCCGGCGCCGGCCGCCTTGGCCTGGTACATGGCGACGTCGGCCGAGCGCAGCAGCTCCTCGGCGTCGGGGTCGGCCGTGTCGGCCACCGCCACCCCGACGCTGACGCTGATCGTCAGCCGGTCCTGGCCGAGCACGAACGGCTCCTCGAGGGCGGTGATGACCTGGCGGGCCAGGCGCTCGGCGGTGGACGGGCTGGCCAGGTCGGTGCAGACGATGACGAACTCGTCGCCGCCGTAGCGGACGACCCGGTCGCCCGGCCGCAGCAGGGCCCGCAGGCGGGCGGCCACCGACACCATGAGCTGGTCGCCGACCTCGTGGCCGTGGGTGTCGTTGACCAGCTTGAACTTGTCGAGGTCGCAGAACAGCAGCGCCGTGCGGCCGCCGCCCCTCGTGGTCTTGGTCCTCGTCGACCCCAGCCACTCCCGCAGGAACAGTCGGTTGGGCAGGCCGGTGAGCGGGTCGTGGAGCGACATGCGGGCGAGGGTCCGCTCGACCCTGGCCGCGTCCCGCCACCGGCGCACCGAGAACAGCGTGGCCGCCAGGGGGACGGTGACGACGAGGGTGAGGAGGGCGTCCAGGTTGGCGCCGTCGACGCCCGTCCAGCGCCGGAGCCGGTCGACGAGGTGGAGGCGGGCGGCCAGGCCGGTGGCGACGATGCAGACGGCCAGGGCGGCGATGAGGTCGCGGACGACGCGGCTGCCCGACCGGGGGACCTCGCGCTCCCGCCGGCCCGGTCGCCCGCTCGCCCCGTTTCGCCGACCGTCGGAAATCGTGGTCCTCCCTCGCCCGTGCCTCAGGCACCATCGACCGGTGCCGACGTCGACTTGAGGCGCCCGGCCGGTTCGTCCCGGCCGCGCCGGTCTTCTACGATCGCGGGCGGCAAGGGAGGGAAGTCGAGTGGGACGCGAGTCGACCGGCCTGGTCGCGCCCGGCGCGCGGGTGGCGAGCCGCCCCGTCGGCGGCCAGGCCGTCTGCGAGGGCGTGATGATGCGGGGCGAGGACCGCTGGGCAGTCGCCGTCCGCCGGGCCGACGGCCGGGTGGAGACCCGCGTGGAGGACGTGCCGCCGTGGTGCGGGCGCTTCGAACGGGTGCCGGTCGTGCGCGGGGTCGCCGCGCTCGCCGAGTCGTTCACGATCGGCGTGCGCGGGCTGACGTGGTCGGTCGAGCGGGCCTCGGCCGACGCCGGCCAGCCCGTCACCCTGCCGTCGCTGGCGAGGACGGTGGCCCTCGCCCTCGGCGTGGTCCTCACCGGGTTCGTGATCTTCCCCGCCGCGCTCGGCCGCCTCGCCGGCGGGTCGCACGGGCTGGTGGTCACCGCCGTCGAGGGCGCCGTCCGCCTCGCCATCCTGCTGACCTACCTCGTCGCCATCGGGCGGCGGGCGGACGTGCGGCGGCTGTTCGCCTACCACGGCGCGGAGCACCGGGCGGTGGCCACCTACGAGGCCGGGGCGCCGCTCACGCCGGAGGCGGCCAGGGCCTTCGGCACCCGGCACCTGCGGTGCGGCACGACGTTCCTGCTGCTCGTGGTCGTCGTCGCCGTGGTGGTGCACTCGCTGGCCGGCGCACCGGGGTGGGGCGTGCTGTTCGCCTCGCGGCTGGTGGCCGTGCCGGTGGTGGCCGGGCTGGCCTACGAACTGCTGCGCGCCGCGGCCAGGGGCGCGGAGCGCTGGCCGGTCGTCTGGGTGCTGATGGCCCCCGGGCTCGCCCTCCAGGCCCTCACGACCCGGGAGCCCGACGACGGCCAGGTCGAAGTCGCCCTGGCCGCCCTGTCGGCCGTCCTCCCCCCGGCCGGCGTCACGGCGCCGAGCCGGGAGTCGGAGCCGGCTCCTCGGCGCGCCGAACGGCGCGCTCGCTCCTAGAAGATCAGGAGGAGGAGCAGGATGATCAGGATGAGCAGTAGGACACCGCCTCCGATGTACATCGTGGTCTCCCTTCTCCGAGTGGAAGCGTCCGAACCTGGCTACCCCTGGTGACGAACGGGAAACGTCGGGCGGCGCGGCGGGCCTCCGGGTCAACGGCTCGCTG from Acidimicrobiales bacterium harbors:
- a CDS encoding sodium-translocating pyrophosphatase — encoded protein: MTSLFGAEGGYQVFELGGAEWFWLVFSALTALLAVAVGFALMRGVLAAETGTPKMVEIAAAIQEGALAYLRRQFKTIAVILVPLAIVVFFTATKVVNEESGDTALSFAESGIFRTLAFLAGCLMSGLTGFIGMGLAVRGNVRTAAAARSGSLPAALKVAFRTGGVAGMFTVGLGLFGATIIIMIFQNTSSAILVGFGFGGSLLALFLRVGGGIFTKAADVGADLVGKVEAGIPEDDPRNPATIADNVGDNVGDCAGMAADLFESYEVTLVASIILGVAAFQSIYPDDPKKWALGLIFPLVARAVGVLASIVGVFAVRATDNDRSAMAPINRGFLTAGILTVIGTGLVALLYVGNDEGEISNVGWRVFAAVVTGLVLAQVVSRLTEYFTSTETAPVREIAEAARTGPATTVLSGISSGLESSVWAIVAIAGALGTAIALGGGDLQFSLYLVALTGMGMLATTGVVVSEDTFGPVADNAAGIAEMSGEFTGEPQRIMVSLDAVGNTTKAVTKGFAIGSAVIAAVALFASFIETIGSELDLGLTGTALFRDIATQINVADPKTFIGLLIGGSVAFLFSALAIRAVGRTAGTVVQEVRRQFADGKIMSGEKRPDYGPVIDICTAASLRELATPALLAVLTPVIIGFGINYLALGAFLAAVILTGQLMANFLSNSGGAWDNAKKYIEDGHEGGKGSEAHKAAVIGDTVGDPFKDTAGPALNPLIKVMNLVSLLILPAVINLQDDDGARFAIAGVALVILLAAIAFSKRKAGGMAEGAPAMAATAAVTSGDGAVGHAVAPGDPPVKLAVDALDRWILDLGDDDGDLRRQLREAKDRLASEGLPAR
- a CDS encoding alpha/beta hydrolase: MAGTLTVPAGPGPFPVVLGVEGSGPSTRSAWGDWPDRLAAAGLATLAWDKPGCGASEGDWRDQTLDDRATEVLAAAAAVRDHPAVAGRPVAALGGSQGGWVAPLAASRSDGLAAVVAVSGPGVTVAVQERYRIAHQLADGGLPPDEVAEAVAVYDARVAALVRGDPPAAVLAAEADVRDRAWWPALGDETAEELAFLAGILAHDPVPVLERVRCPLLAVWGGRDLLVPVVASLAAFDDALRRGGNDRATLVVLPTADHGLRVHPGDGWGAAAASLITTWLAESLGD
- a CDS encoding Gfo/Idh/MocA family oxidoreductase, with amino-acid sequence MTVRVGFLGAGLIATYHSKSLRRSGEDVAWAGVHDPDRRRAEAFAAASGATVCDGEEQVLDGCDAVYVCTWTSEHVRLVRAAAERGLAVFCEKPLATDLAGAVEVARAVGAAGVTNQVGLVLRHSPAFNLLRSLVGDPASGRVMAVVFRDDQYLPVQGHYGSTWRGDAARAGAGTLLEHSIHDLDVLEWLCGPVARVAAETAAYHGIPGIEDVAVATLRFASGATASLASVWHDVLDRPSLRRVEVLCERAWYALEGDWWGPVRWTRQGEGSGSVEGEALVAALAGRGVATGNPDGAFVRAVAEGGPAFPDAAVALRAHVVADAAYRSAAAGGRAVDVAAGVPA
- a CDS encoding bifunctional diguanylate cyclase/phosphodiesterase gives rise to the protein MRRWRDAARVERTLARMSLHDPLTGLPNRLFLREWLGSTRTKTTRGGGRTALLFCDLDKFKLVNDTHGHEVGDQLMVSVAARLRALLRPGDRVVRYGGDEFVIVCTDLASPSTAERLARQVITALEEPFVLGQDRLTISVSVGVAVADTADPDAEELLRSADVAMYQAKAAGAGTFAMFDTTMEHRLTRVNAETRLRSAIERDEFRVHYQPVVSVETGRMVGVEALLRWEDPLRGLVSPADFMPQLEDTGLIVPVGGWVLSEACRQARAWADASVDGELLRVTVNVSARQLAQHDFGELVAAALVESGVDHGQLSLEVTESAVMHDAAAAWAILRRAKSLGVGIALDDFGTGYSSLSYIRRFSADMIKIDRSFVQGLGDHAEDAAIVAAVINMAKALGMTTVAEGVETAAQLVVLQELGCDLAQGFLFSPARPPDVIDRLLRGAPAALGPTRPEPASDPAGQPAADPNPLLARLPHFTESRPAPAR
- a CDS encoding DUF1385 domain-containing protein, which produces MGRESTGLVAPGARVASRPVGGQAVCEGVMMRGEDRWAVAVRRADGRVETRVEDVPPWCGRFERVPVVRGVAALAESFTIGVRGLTWSVERASADAGQPVTLPSLARTVALALGVVLTGFVIFPAALGRLAGGSHGLVVTAVEGAVRLAILLTYLVAIGRRADVRRLFAYHGAEHRAVATYEAGAPLTPEAARAFGTRHLRCGTTFLLLVVVVAVVVHSLAGAPGWGVLFASRLVAVPVVAGLAYELLRAAARGAERWPVVWVLMAPGLALQALTTREPDDGQVEVALAALSAVLPPAGVTAPSRESEPAPRRAERRARS